One Streptomyces sp. CNQ-509 DNA window includes the following coding sequences:
- a CDS encoding cell wall metabolism sensor histidine kinase WalK: MGLSRPHLAVLKRVGALSAQLTPRRVRVRLTLLYGSLFVLSGAVLLAITYLLVARPSGGLVTFKDVQYGSAQSSAQADTRTYRLDEDLGSQESGIVEGMRQQAWHQREAMLDRLLMQSGLALAIMSVIAIGLGWVVAGRVLRPLRTMTSTIRHISARNLHERLVTGGPPDELKDLADTVNGLLGRLETALESQKRFVANAAHELRTPLTLEHALLEETLIDRGATLESFRANFERLLTISKQQATLLESLLTLSSSDRGLESQEPLDLAALTHEVLPAFRPEIGRRELAVRSAVEPARISGDSALIHRLVANLLDNAIDYNVPGGSVEIATGVRDGGAYLSVRNTGAAVPPDQVERLFHPFQRLRRTAGDGHHGLGLSIVRSIATAHGATLTAEARAGGGLAVTVAFPLRDDGPGENVRVAKLAEPGTAPAHF; the protein is encoded by the coding sequence ATGGGGCTGTCGCGACCGCACCTGGCCGTCCTGAAGCGCGTCGGCGCCCTGTCCGCACAGCTCACACCCCGGCGGGTCCGGGTGCGCCTCACCCTCCTGTACGGCTCGCTGTTCGTCCTCTCCGGCGCCGTGCTGCTGGCGATCACGTACCTCCTCGTCGCCCGCCCCTCCGGCGGGCTGGTGACCTTCAAGGACGTGCAGTACGGCTCCGCCCAGTCCTCCGCGCAGGCGGACACCCGCACCTACCGGCTCGACGAGGATCTCGGCAGCCAGGAGAGCGGCATCGTCGAGGGGATGCGCCAGCAGGCGTGGCATCAGCGGGAGGCGATGCTCGACCGGCTGCTCATGCAGTCCGGGCTCGCCCTCGCCATCATGTCGGTCATCGCCATCGGCCTCGGCTGGGTGGTCGCCGGCCGCGTCCTGCGCCCCCTGCGGACCATGACGAGCACCATCCGCCACATCTCCGCGCGCAACCTGCACGAGCGCCTGGTCACCGGCGGCCCGCCCGACGAGCTGAAGGACCTCGCCGACACCGTCAACGGGCTGCTCGGCAGGCTGGAGACGGCGCTCGAATCGCAGAAGAGGTTCGTCGCCAACGCGGCCCACGAGCTGCGCACACCCCTCACCCTCGAACACGCGCTGCTGGAGGAAACCCTCATCGACCGCGGCGCCACCCTCGAGTCCTTCCGCGCCAACTTCGAGCGGCTGCTGACGATCAGCAAACAGCAGGCCACGCTCCTGGAGTCGCTCCTCACCCTCTCCAGCAGCGACCGGGGTCTGGAGAGCCAGGAACCGCTCGACCTCGCCGCGCTCACCCACGAGGTCCTGCCCGCCTTCCGGCCGGAGATCGGCCGGCGCGAGCTGGCCGTCCGCTCGGCCGTCGAACCGGCCCGCATCTCCGGCGACTCGGCCCTCATCCACCGCCTGGTGGCCAACCTCCTCGACAACGCGATCGACTACAACGTTCCCGGCGGCAGCGTCGAGATCGCCACGGGAGTACGGGACGGGGGCGCCTACCTCTCCGTCCGCAACACCGGCGCCGCGGTGCCGCCGGACCAGGTCGAGCGCCTTTTCCACCCCTTCCAGCGGCTCCGCCGCACCGCCGGTGACGGCCACCACGGGCTGGGCCTGTCGATCGTCCGCTCCATCGCCACCGCCCACGGCGCCACGCTCACCGCCGAGGCCAGAGCCGGGGGCGGGCTGGCCGTGACCGTCGCCTTCCCGCTGCGCGACGACGGGCCGGGCGAGAACGTCCGGGTGGCCAAGCTCGCGGAGCCCGGCACCGCGCCGGCCCATTTCTGA
- a CDS encoding MbtH family protein: MANPFDNENGTFLVLVNDENQHSLWPAFAEVPAGWKSVFGEESRKACMDYIEENWTDMRPKSLIDEMDRQEQAAAR; encoded by the coding sequence ATGGCGAATCCGTTCGACAACGAGAACGGCACTTTCCTGGTCCTGGTCAACGATGAGAACCAGCATTCCCTCTGGCCCGCCTTCGCCGAAGTCCCCGCCGGTTGGAAGTCCGTGTTCGGCGAGGAGAGCCGCAAGGCGTGCATGGACTACATCGAGGAGAACTGGACCGACATGCGGCCGAAGAGCCTGATCGACGAGATGGACAGGCAGGAGCAGGCCGCCGCCCGCTAG
- the dpgC gene encoding (3,5-dihydroxyphenyl)acetyl-CoA 1,2-dioxygenase DpgC: MIGDVRAVTARDGWAGVGAALARAEESIAALPPPDARTAAQRTRAAGVQDEARALRTAFLDTHVDAVYDRLTEGRTTPLRLADLVSAAAVAYPGLVPTAGQLAAERKRLQAGKEGHEIDQGIFLRAVLASPVAGAHLLDAMLRPTPRALELLPRFTETGLVDTRSVRLERRDGAAHLTMHRDDCLNAEDEQQVDDMETAVDLALLDPGVRVAVLRGGEMTHPRYRGKRVFSSGINLKSLHAGDISLVGFLLRRELGYIHKIVRGVRGVGGASWHSRTVEKPWIAAVDTFAIGGGMQLLLVCDHVLAASDAYVSLPAAREGIVPGAGNLRLGRHTGPRISRQVILQDRRLPATDPDARLVLDEVVEPAAMDDAIAAAVDRLGGPAVVPNRHMLNVAEEPAAEFRRYMAEFALQQALRIHGADVVGKVGRFTQRSA, translated from the coding sequence GTGATCGGGGACGTACGGGCGGTCACCGCCCGCGACGGCTGGGCCGGCGTCGGCGCGGCGCTCGCCCGCGCCGAGGAGTCGATCGCGGCACTGCCGCCTCCCGACGCCCGCACGGCCGCCCAGCGGACCCGCGCCGCCGGTGTACAAGACGAGGCCCGTGCGCTGCGCACCGCCTTCCTCGACACCCACGTGGACGCCGTCTACGATCGGCTCACCGAAGGCCGCACCACACCCCTGCGGCTCGCCGACCTGGTCTCCGCCGCGGCCGTCGCGTACCCCGGCCTCGTACCCACCGCCGGGCAACTGGCCGCCGAGCGCAAAAGGCTCCAGGCCGGCAAGGAAGGCCACGAGATCGACCAGGGCATCTTCCTGCGGGCCGTGCTCGCCTCCCCTGTCGCCGGCGCCCACCTGCTCGACGCCATGCTGCGCCCCACGCCCCGCGCGCTGGAACTGCTCCCGCGGTTCACCGAGACCGGCCTGGTCGACACCCGCTCCGTCCGGCTCGAACGGCGCGACGGCGCGGCGCATCTGACGATGCACCGCGACGACTGCCTCAACGCCGAGGACGAGCAGCAGGTCGACGACATGGAGACCGCCGTCGACCTCGCGCTCCTCGACCCCGGCGTCCGGGTCGCGGTGCTGCGCGGCGGCGAGATGACCCATCCGCGCTACCGCGGCAAGCGCGTCTTCAGCTCCGGCATCAACCTCAAGAGCCTGCACGCGGGCGACATCTCGCTGGTGGGCTTCCTGCTCCGCCGCGAGCTGGGCTACATCCACAAGATCGTCCGCGGGGTGCGCGGCGTCGGCGGCGCATCCTGGCACTCCCGCACCGTGGAGAAACCCTGGATCGCGGCGGTCGACACCTTCGCCATCGGCGGCGGCATGCAACTGCTCCTCGTCTGCGACCACGTGCTCGCCGCCTCGGACGCGTACGTGTCCCTGCCCGCCGCCCGCGAGGGCATCGTGCCGGGCGCCGGGAACCTCCGGCTCGGCCGGCACACTGGCCCGCGGATCTCCCGCCAGGTCATCCTCCAGGACCGCCGGCTGCCCGCGACCGACCCCGACGCACGGCTGGTCCTGGACGAGGTGGTGGAACCGGCCGCGATGGACGACGCGATCGCCGCCGCCGTCGACCGGCTCGGCGGCCCCGCCGTCGTACCCAACCGGCACATGCTCAACGTCGCCGAGGAGCCGGCGGCCGAGTTCCGGCGCTACATGGCCGAGTTCGCGCTCCAGCAGGCCCTGCGGATCCACGGCGCGGACGTCGTCGGCAAGGTCGGCAGATTCACGCAACGGTCGGCATGA
- a CDS encoding ABC transporter ATP-binding protein, with translation MIGGSGPVIMRAGGPDSVTRQKVKKGTAKRILPYTRPHRLRIAVLFAVTALNAGIVVAVPILFKYLIDNGIMPRDTSVVVWISVTVALLSLLQTVVGFAEAWLSGKVSEGLIYDLRTEVFDHVQRQPLGFFTRAQTGSLVSRLNTDVVGAQQALTSLLSTVVSAGLTALLVLGAMFYLSWAITLISLVMLPLFILPGKVVGHRLQRVMREHMQVNGEIGAFMSERFNVTGALLAKLYGRPETENGTFADLAGKGRDLGVRASVYSKLLFLSMMLVGSLSTALVYGLGGGLVIEGVFQIGTLVALATLLTRLLAPINQLSGAQRDILMALVSFDRLFEILDLKPLIQERADAHALPTVAVNRATETGASANGAGADGAGTNGVAASAAGAPPSAPEIEFSGVSFRYPSAADVSLASLESLAGPAPQRGDNSWTLRGLNFTAPGGKLTALVGPSGAGKTTITHLVPRLYDPGEGVVRIGGHDLRELTLASLRDTIGMVTQDAHLFHTTIRQNLQYARLDATEKDMIEACRSAQIWSLIEALPDGLDTLVGDRGYRMSGGEKQRIAMARLLLKAPPIVVLDEATAHLDSESEAALQRALKTALTGRTSLVIAHRLSTIRDADQILVIDQGQVQEHGTHDELLELDGLYAELYRTQFSRRPKNDAPAPEMAPVPPNGPVLDGPPQGILIGPGPGMGPGPGMGGPGPVLHGPGPR, from the coding sequence ATGATTGGCGGCTCCGGGCCGGTCATCATGCGCGCCGGCGGGCCGGATTCGGTCACCAGGCAGAAGGTGAAGAAGGGTACGGCCAAGCGCATCCTTCCCTACACCCGTCCGCACCGACTCAGAATTGCGGTGCTCTTCGCGGTCACCGCGCTCAACGCGGGAATCGTGGTGGCCGTTCCCATTCTCTTCAAATACCTCATCGACAACGGCATCATGCCGCGGGACACCTCCGTCGTCGTCTGGATCTCCGTCACCGTCGCGCTCCTCTCCCTCTTGCAGACCGTCGTCGGCTTCGCCGAGGCGTGGCTCTCCGGGAAGGTCAGCGAAGGGCTCATCTACGACCTCCGGACGGAGGTCTTCGACCACGTGCAGCGCCAGCCGCTCGGCTTCTTCACCCGCGCCCAGACCGGATCGCTGGTCAGCCGGCTCAACACCGATGTCGTCGGCGCCCAGCAGGCGCTTACCTCCCTGCTGTCCACCGTCGTCTCCGCGGGCCTGACCGCGCTGCTCGTCCTGGGCGCGATGTTCTACCTCTCCTGGGCGATCACGCTGATCAGCCTGGTGATGCTTCCGCTCTTCATCCTCCCCGGCAAAGTCGTCGGCCATCGGCTGCAGCGCGTGATGCGCGAGCACATGCAGGTCAACGGTGAGATCGGCGCTTTCATGAGCGAGCGTTTCAACGTCACCGGGGCGCTGCTCGCCAAGCTCTACGGCCGCCCGGAGACCGAGAACGGGACGTTCGCCGACCTCGCGGGCAAGGGCCGCGACCTCGGGGTCCGCGCCTCGGTCTACTCGAAGCTGCTCTTCCTGTCGATGATGCTCGTCGGCTCCCTGTCCACCGCGCTGGTCTACGGGCTCGGCGGCGGCCTCGTCATCGAGGGCGTCTTCCAGATCGGCACCCTGGTGGCGCTCGCCACCCTGCTCACCCGGCTGCTCGCGCCGATCAACCAACTCTCCGGCGCGCAGCGGGACATCCTGATGGCCCTGGTGAGCTTCGACCGGCTCTTCGAGATCCTCGATCTCAAGCCGCTCATCCAGGAGAGGGCGGACGCCCACGCCCTGCCCACGGTCGCCGTGAACCGAGCCACAGAAACCGGAGCCAGCGCGAACGGGGCCGGGGCGGACGGAGCCGGCACGAACGGGGTCGCTGCGAGCGCGGCCGGTGCACCGCCGAGCGCACCGGAGATCGAGTTCTCGGGAGTCTCCTTCCGCTACCCGTCCGCGGCGGACGTCTCCCTCGCCTCCCTGGAGTCCCTCGCGGGCCCCGCACCCCAGCGCGGCGACAACTCCTGGACCCTGCGCGGCCTGAACTTCACCGCCCCCGGAGGTAAGCTCACCGCCCTCGTCGGCCCCTCCGGCGCGGGCAAGACGACCATCACCCACCTGGTGCCGCGGCTCTACGACCCGGGCGAGGGTGTCGTCCGGATCGGCGGCCACGACCTGCGCGAGCTGACGCTGGCGTCGCTCCGCGACACCATCGGCATGGTCACGCAGGACGCCCACCTCTTCCACACCACCATCCGGCAGAACCTCCAGTACGCCCGCCTGGACGCCACCGAGAAGGACATGATCGAAGCCTGCCGGTCGGCCCAGATCTGGAGCCTGATCGAGGCACTGCCCGACGGCCTCGACACCCTCGTCGGGGACCGCGGGTACCGGATGTCCGGCGGTGAGAAGCAGCGCATCGCCATGGCCCGGCTCCTGCTCAAGGCCCCGCCGATCGTGGTCCTCGACGAGGCGACCGCCCATCTCGACTCCGAGTCCGAGGCGGCACTGCAGCGGGCGCTTAAGACGGCGCTCACGGGCAGGACCTCGCTCGTGATCGCCCACCGGCTCTCCACGATCCGGGACGCGGACCAGATCCTGGTCATCGACCAGGGCCAGGTCCAGGAGCACGGCACCCACGACGAACTGCTCGAACTCGACGGCCTCTACGCCGAGCTGTACCGCACGCAGTTCTCCCGCCGGCCGAAGAACGACGCGCCGGCCCCGGAGATGGCCCCGGTGCCCCCGAACGGCCCGGTGCTGGACGGTCCGCCGCAGGGAATACTCATCGGCCCCGGGCCGGGAATGGGTCCCGGCCCCGGAATGGGTGGGCCCGGTCCCGTCCTGCACGGCCCGGGGCCGCGCTAG
- a CDS encoding alpha/beta fold hydrolase: protein MTTARINGITLGFDDHGAGEPVVMVTGTGAPGRIWRTHQVPALTAAGHRVITVDNRGMPPSDPCPEGFTLADMAADTAGLIEHLDLAPCRVVGFSLGASIVQELLLARPELVRQAVLMAPTGRADGLVSAMTAAELDLCDSGVKLPPRYAAYVNALQNLSPQTLNDEATLRDWLDVFELTAVDMSAFRGQLELQTTVDRLGAYPRISRPCLVIGFGDDLVIRPHLSREVAAAIPDAAYVEIPGCGHYGYLERPDAVNAAVLDFFAAA, encoded by the coding sequence ATGACCACCGCCAGGATCAACGGGATCACCCTCGGCTTCGACGACCACGGCGCAGGGGAACCGGTCGTCATGGTCACCGGCACCGGCGCCCCCGGGCGGATCTGGCGCACCCACCAGGTGCCCGCCCTCACCGCCGCCGGCCACAGGGTGATCACCGTCGACAACCGCGGCATGCCCCCGAGCGACCCCTGCCCCGAAGGCTTCACCCTTGCCGACATGGCCGCCGACACCGCCGGGCTCATCGAGCACCTGGACCTCGCGCCGTGCCGCGTCGTCGGGTTCTCCCTCGGCGCGAGCATCGTCCAGGAACTCCTCCTCGCCCGCCCCGAACTGGTCCGGCAGGCCGTCCTCATGGCGCCCACCGGGCGCGCCGACGGCCTGGTCTCGGCCATGACCGCCGCCGAACTCGACCTCTGCGACAGCGGCGTGAAGCTCCCCCCGCGCTACGCCGCCTACGTCAACGCCCTCCAGAACCTCTCCCCGCAGACGCTGAACGACGAGGCGACCCTTCGGGACTGGCTCGACGTCTTCGAGCTGACGGCCGTCGACATGTCGGCTTTCCGCGGGCAACTGGAGCTGCAGACGACGGTCGACCGACTCGGTGCGTACCCGCGCATATCCCGCCCCTGCCTGGTCATCGGCTTCGGCGACGACCTCGTCATCCGCCCGCACCTGTCACGCGAGGTCGCCGCCGCCATTCCCGACGCCGCCTATGTCGAGATTCCCGGCTGCGGCCACTACGGCTACCTGGAGCGGCCGGACGCCGTCAACGCGGCGGTCCTCGACTTCTTCGCCGCCGCCTGA
- a CDS encoding response regulator transcription factor produces MRVLVVEDHAELADSVARVLRREGMAVDVVYDGSDALERTMTVDYDVVVLDRDLPGVHGDEVCKELVSQPHHARVLMLTASGTIIDRVEGLNLGADDYLPKPFAYAELVARLRALARRAQPAVPPVLEHGDLRLDPAQRFATRGGERLTLTPKELAVLECLLSAQGRVVSAEELLERVWDEAADPFTTTVKTTINRLRSKLGLPPVIETVPRSGYRI; encoded by the coding sequence ATGAGGGTTCTGGTAGTCGAAGACCACGCCGAGCTGGCCGACTCGGTGGCACGGGTGCTGCGCCGGGAGGGTATGGCCGTCGATGTCGTGTACGACGGATCCGACGCGCTGGAGCGCACGATGACCGTCGACTACGACGTCGTCGTCCTCGACCGCGACCTCCCCGGCGTCCACGGCGACGAGGTGTGCAAGGAACTGGTCTCCCAGCCCCACCACGCGCGGGTGCTGATGCTCACCGCCTCCGGGACGATCATCGACCGCGTCGAGGGACTGAACCTCGGCGCCGACGACTATCTGCCCAAGCCCTTCGCCTACGCCGAGCTGGTCGCCCGGCTGCGGGCCCTCGCCCGCCGCGCCCAGCCCGCCGTCCCCCCGGTGCTGGAGCACGGCGACCTCCGGCTCGACCCCGCCCAGCGCTTCGCCACCCGCGGCGGCGAACGGCTGACGCTCACCCCGAAGGAACTCGCCGTCCTGGAGTGCCTGCTCTCCGCCCAGGGCCGCGTGGTCTCGGCGGAGGAGCTTCTCGAACGCGTCTGGGACGAGGCGGCCGACCCGTTCACCACCACGGTGAAGACCACGATCAACCGCCTGCGCTCCAAGCTCGGTCTGCCCCCGGTGATCGAGACGGTGCCGCGGAGCGGCTACCGGATTTGA